In Chryseobacterium scophthalmum, the genomic stretch ATTTACGTTGGAGGAAGATATGGAAGACTTGCGTTTCCGAGTGTAAATAATATAACATTTGGAAGTATTAGTAATACGACTTCAAGCACAGAGCTATCCAGAGCTGTAATTGCTAAGTTTGACAAAAATAAAAATGTGATTTGGGTGAAAGAAATAAGCTCCAGTTATGGCTCCGGTATAAACTCATTAGTTATCGATAAGCAAGATAATGTGGTTGTTACAGGATACACAGACGGACAAAATTTAAAATTAAATCCTAATTCAAATACAATTTTTGACACCGGTATTACTTCTTCCAGTTCTTTTCTTGTAAAACTAAGTTCCGCAGGTAATTTTATATTCGGGAATATTTACAATTATGTCGGGAATATGACCTGTACAATAGATGAAAATAACAATATAATTTCAACAGGAAATTATGTAAATTATTTACCAGTTGCTATAACTGATTTTGATCCGAGTCCTACAAATGTTTACACCTTACCAGCTCCAAACGGATTATTTATTATGAAAAATCTGCAAGATGGAACTTTCTCTTGGGCTCGACCAATACACGCACACAATACACCTTCTATAAATACCGTAAAAACAGATAAAAATAACAATATCATTGTGATAGGTAATTATGAAGCATACTTAAAAATTGATAACGTCACTTATCCTGCGAATACAAGTTCGTCTAACAGAAGTTTTGTTGCAAAGTTTAATAATAACGGTAATTTTTTATGGCATCGAAATCTCACCTATTATAGCAGTGGAGGATTTGCATCGAATTCGAAAATTGATATTGATAGCGATCATAATATTTATACTGCAACAACCTATTATCAACCACAAACTGTCAGTTTTCCAAATCAAACTTTTCAAGCTCCAGATGGAGGAAGAAATATTATTTATAAAATTGATACTACTGGAAATTTGGTTTGGAGGTCAATCATTAAAGGTGAGGATGCCTATGATTTTCTTTCGATTAAACTAAATCCCGATAATACAATAAACTTCTTTGTGAGTTATCAAAACGATAAGATTATAAAAGTAATTAATGGTCATAATAATTCTGAAGAAACAGTTCATAGATTGGACATAAATTTAAATTATAATTATTTATCCCAAAATTCTAAAGCCTTTTATCTGAAATTTAGAAATGACGGTAAATTAATTTTTAATAAAAGTGATTTCTCATCATCATCTTATAGTCAAAATGTAGATTACGAAGGAAATATAATATTAGTCGGATATTATGATGATTACCAAGATTTTGATCCTGATCAAGATATTAAAAATATAAAATATACAAGTGGGGATATAAGTGGGTTTATACAAAAGTTTGGTAAATGCTATAATGGAACTCCAGATGGTGCCAAAACACAAACCTTTTGTTCATTATCAAATCCTAAAATACAGGATTTACATCCAAACACATCTTATACAACATGGTATGATTCACCATTATCGATAGTACCTCTACCTGCAAATACACTATTACAGAACAATGTAACATATTATGCATCAGTACAGGATGAATCTTGTCCTTTAAATCCTAAAAGGCTTCCAGTTAAAGTTATTATTAAAACATCACCACTTCCATTATCAGTAAGTGATTTTTATTTTTGCAGCAATGTATATGGTATGACATTTAACCAACTTAATATCAATAATAATCAAAATATAAGGTTTTATAATGCAAATGGAGATATTCTGGGTAATTATTCAAATATTACTCCCGGAGTTCAGTATTATGTTGTACAATATGTTGAAGAATGCGAGAGTGAAAAAGTTCCTTTTAAAGTATTCTCTTTGCAAGATACAGGCCCAATTGCAAATCCTATTCAACCTTTCTGTGCAATTGATCAACCAACAATAGCAAACCTCCAAATCACAGGTCAAAATATAAAATGGTATGACGCTACAAATAATATTTTACCTACAACTACTCCACTGGTAAATGGGCAAACTTATTTTGCTTCACAAACGATTAACGGTTGTGAAAGTACTAAAATCTCTATTCAGGTTACTTTAAACACAACACCCAAACCTGTTGCAAATATGGATCAGGATTTCTGTGAATCGGCAAATCCTAGATTGGCAAATTTAGTAGTAAACGGAACTGGTTTAATATATTACGATGCTGCAGGAAATGTTTTACCGCTTACCACTCCGCTCGTTCATGGGCAAACTTATTTCGTTACCCAAACTTTAAATGGTTGTGAATCTGAAAAACTGGCAATTGCAGTAACACTTTCACAAAACAATGTTCCAGCAGACAATTACAGGACGTCACTTTGTAATGTTTCTACAGGAAATACAATGGTTGTCGACCTTACTTCATACCAAAGCAACCTTATTGCAAATCCTAATAATTATATTTTCAACTATACCACTCAAACGGGAGCTCCAATTACAATTCCTACAAATTATACTTTAAATATAGGTTCAAATGTGATCAATGTAAAAGTTGCAACGGCAGATGGGTGTTTTAAAAATGTTGTTTTAGAATTAGTTTTAAATCCAAAACCAATTATTACACTTCCGGAAGATCTTGATTTCTGTAAAGGCAAAACCGTAACTCTAGACGCAGGAACCGGCTTTACATCGTACCTATGGAATACAGGTGCAACCACACAAACAATCAATGTTTCAAGTCCCGGAAATTATTCTGTTATTGTTACTAATATGTTTGGATGTAGCAATACTGATAATATTCAGCTGAGCTATTCTGTTTTAGCGGAAATTGTTTCGGTAAATATCAATAACAATTCTGCAACGGTTATTCTTTCAGCTTCCGGAAATTACGAGTATTCTTTAGACAACTCTTCTTGGCAAGATTCTAATGTCTTCAGCAATTTAGGAATGGGAGAATATATTGTTTATGCAAGAACAAAATCAGGCTGTATCATTGGTCAGAAACCGTTTTCTATTTTTAATATTCCGAACGCAA encodes the following:
- a CDS encoding T9SS type B sorting domain-containing protein — translated: MRKTLLLFSIISCAFLFGQNIIWDFQTTSTINQSQHFITFSDTDSQGNIYVGGRYGRLAFPSVNNITFGSISNTTSSTELSRAVIAKFDKNKNVIWVKEISSSYGSGINSLVIDKQDNVVVTGYTDGQNLKLNPNSNTIFDTGITSSSSFLVKLSSAGNFIFGNIYNYVGNMTCTIDENNNIISTGNYVNYLPVAITDFDPSPTNVYTLPAPNGLFIMKNLQDGTFSWARPIHAHNTPSINTVKTDKNNNIIVIGNYEAYLKIDNVTYPANTSSSNRSFVAKFNNNGNFLWHRNLTYYSSGGFASNSKIDIDSDHNIYTATTYYQPQTVSFPNQTFQAPDGGRNIIYKIDTTGNLVWRSIIKGEDAYDFLSIKLNPDNTINFFVSYQNDKIIKVINGHNNSEETVHRLDINLNYNYLSQNSKAFYLKFRNDGKLIFNKSDFSSSSYSQNVDYEGNIILVGYYDDYQDFDPDQDIKNIKYTSGDISGFIQKFGKCYNGTPDGAKTQTFCSLSNPKIQDLHPNTSYTTWYDSPLSIVPLPANTLLQNNVTYYASVQDESCPLNPKRLPVKVIIKTSPLPLSVSDFYFCSNVYGMTFNQLNINNNQNIRFYNANGDILGNYSNITPGVQYYVVQYVEECESEKVPFKVFSLQDTGPIANPIQPFCAIDQPTIANLQITGQNIKWYDATNNILPTTTPLVNGQTYFASQTINGCESTKISIQVTLNTTPKPVANMDQDFCESANPRLANLVVNGTGLIYYDAAGNVLPLTTPLVHGQTYFVTQTLNGCESEKLAIAVTLSQNNVPADNYRTSLCNVSTGNTMVVDLTSYQSNLIANPNNYIFNYTTQTGAPITIPTNYTLNIGSNVINVKVATADGCFKNVVLELVLNPKPIITLPEDLDFCKGKTVTLDAGTGFTSYLWNTGATTQTINVSSPGNYSVIVTNMFGCSNTDNIQLSYSVLAEIVSVNINNNSATVILSASGNYEYSLDNSSWQDSNVFSNLGMGEYIVYARTKSGCIIGQKPFSIFNIPNAISPNGDGINDKWKIAGLENYSGSEIHVFDRKGVLVFKQIINKKPLEWDGKINGSPIPTGNYWYSIKVSDGRNYTGWLLIKNRE